In one window of Gossypium arboreum isolate Shixiya-1 chromosome 4, ASM2569848v2, whole genome shotgun sequence DNA:
- the LOC108458336 gene encoding pentatricopeptide repeat-containing protein At1g18485: MALVAHPPSPSHHRQSPLITIRTTYQRLNSSISQTTSLPQTNTSTKYHLPLLQQLTSLCQSKQSLPQALTLLQQQNPHHETLDSLQRKEAIGLLLQACGRYQDIETGREVHRMVASSTLFHKDVVITTRLITMYSMCGPPLDSRLVFDGLEKKNLFQWNAMVSGYSRNKLYEEALRAFIELVLQTEFKPDNFTFPSVIKACGGILDVGLGQGVHGMTAKLGVLGDVFVCNALIAFYGKCGLVDEAVKVFDYMPEKNLVSWNSMICVFAENGFAQEGLGLFSEMIKCEKSFVPDVASLVTILPICAGEGNLEMGMVFHGLAVKLGLNEELMVKNALLDMYSKCGCLSHAKGLFDKDNNKNVVSWNTMIGGFATQGDTRGTFYLLRKMQVEGREKTNEVTILNVLPVCLERSELLCLKELHAYSIRHGFHYDQLVANAFIAAYAKCGSLCSSQLMFNGMETKTVSSWNALIGGYAQNGAPRKALEFYLQMINSGIKPDRFSLGSLLLACSHMKSLRFGKEIHGYLIRIGLETDPFIVISLLSLYIRCGKSASARVLFEEMENKSLVSWNALIAGYSQNGLPDEALVLFRQMLSDGIQHDEISINSVFGACSQLSALRLGKEAHCYALKAHLAEDIFVGCSIIDMYAKSGCIEQARRVFEKLRDKDVALWNAIIVGYGLHGYGKEALELFEKMLAFGMKPDGFTFVGILMACCHSGLVEEGLKYFNDMQNFHGITPKLEHYACIVDMLGRAGRLDESLRLINEMPDEPDAGIWSSLLSSCKTFNALDIGTKVAEKLFELEPNKAENYVLLSNLFAASGKWDDVRRVRQKMKEVGLQKDAGRSWIELGGKVYSFMAGNTSFTGSKQMQNMWRRLEEKIRKIGYKPNTDSALHELAEDEKIEVLRGHSEKQAICVGLLRTSKGETLRINKNLRICVDCHNAAKLISKVVEREIVIRDNKRFHHFRNGFCSCGDYW, translated from the coding sequence ATGGCTCTGGTGGCACACCCGCCATCACCTTCCCACCACCGCCAGTCGCCACTCATCACTATAAGAACAACCTATCAACGTCTGAACTCATCCATTTCTCAAACAACCTCACTCCCTCAAACCAACACTTCAACTAAGTACCATCTCCCTCTCCTCCAACAATTAACCAGTCTTTGCCAATCGAAACAGAGCCTTCCTCAAGCTTTAACACTTTTACAACAACAAAACCCCCACCATGAAACTCTAGATTCTTTACAAAGAAAAGAAGCCATAGGGTTATTATTACAAGCCTGTGGCCGTTACCAAGACATTGAAACAGGTCGAGAGGTTCACCGGATGGTGGCTTCATCGACCCTGTTCCACAAGGACGTTGTTATCACAACCCGTCTCATCACAATGTACTCCATGTGCGGCCCCCCTTTGGATTCTCGTTTAGTTTTCGATGGtttggaaaagaaaaatttgttccaGTGGAATGCAATGGTTAGTGGGTATTCAAGAAACAAGCTTTATGAAGAGGCTTTGAGAGCTTTTATTGAGTTGGTTTTGCAAACCGAGTTCAAGCCTGATAATTTCACTTTCCCTAGCGTAATTAAGGCTTGTGGAGGGATATTGGATGTGGGTTTAGGACAGGGAGTTCATGGAATGACTGCGAAGTTGGGTGTACTTGGTGATGTCTTCGTTTGCAATGCTTTGATAGCTTTCTATGGGAAATGTGGACTTGTTGATGAAGCAGTTAAAGTGTTTGATTATATGCCTGAAAAGAACTTAGTTTCATGGAATTCCATGATTTGTGTGTTTGCTGAGAATGGTTTTGCTCAAGAGGGCCTTGGTTTGTTCAGTGAGATGATAAAATGTGAAAAAAGTTTTGTTCCGGATGTGGCTAGTTTGGTGACTATACTACCGATATGTGCGGGGGAAGGAAATTTAGAAATGGGGATGGTTTTTCATGGTTTGGCTGTGAAACTGGGATTGAACGAAGAACTGATGGTGAAAAATGCCTTGCTTGATATGTATTCCAAATGTGGGTGCTTGTCTCATGCCAAAGGCTTGTTTGATAAGGATAATAACAAAAATGTAGTATCTTGGAATACAATGATAGGGGGCTTTGCAACACAAGGTGATACTCGTGGGACATTCTATCTTCTACGGAAAATGCAGGTGGAAGGAAGGGAGAAGACTAATGAAGTTACTATACTGAATGTGCTGCCTGTTTGTTTGGAAAGATCTGAATTGCTCTGCTTGAAAGAACTTCATGCTTATTCAATTAGACATGGTTTTCACTATGATCAATTGGTGGCTAATGCTTTCATTGCAGCCTATGCAAAATGCGGATCATTGTGCTCCTCTCAgcttatgtttaatggtatggaGACGAAGACTGTAAGCTCTTGGAATGCATTGATTGGCGGCTATGCACAGAACGGTGCTCCTAGGAAAGCTTTAGAGTTTTACCTTCAAATGATAAATTCTGGCATAAAACCAGACCGGTTCAGCTTAGGAAGCCTACTTTTGGCTTGTAGTCATATGAAATCTCTGCGCTTCGGTAAAGAGATTCATGGGTATTTGATACGGATTGGGTTAGAAACGGATCCATTTATTGTTATCTCATTATTATCACTTTATATTCGCTGTGGCAAATCAGCTAGTGCAAGGGTGTTGTTTGAAGAGATGGAAAACAAAAGTTTAGTATCATGGAATGCACTGATTGCTGGCTATTCACAGAATGGACTTCCTGATGAAGCTTTAGTTCTCTTTCGTCAAATGCTTTCGGATGGAATTCAACATGATGAAATTTCCATAAACAGCGTATTCGGGGCTTGTTCACAGCTATCAGCTTTGCGGCTCGGAAAAGAAGCACATTGCTATGCTTTGAAAGCCCACCTAGCTGAAGACATTTTTGTTGGTTGTTCAATAATAGATATGTATGCGAAAAGTGGCTGTATAGAACAAGCTCGAAGGGTTTTCGAAAAGTTGAGGGATAAAGATGTGGCATTATGGAATGCTATAATTGTAGGATATGGACTGCATGGATATGGAAAAGAGGCACTGGAGCTATTTGAAAAGATGCTAGCATTTGGTATGAAGCCTGATGGCTTCACTTTTGTTGGTATATTAATGGCATGCTGTCATTCCGGGTTGGTAGAAGAGGGGTTGAAATATTTCAACGACATGCAgaatttccatggcataacaccAAAACTGGAGCATTATGCATGTATTGTCGACATGCTGGGTCGTGCAGGACGATTAGATGAATCTTTGAGACTTATAAATGAAATGCCTGATGAACCAGATGCTGGGATCTGGAGTTCATTACTCAGTTCCTGTAAAACTTTTAATGCACTGGATATTGGAACTAAAGTTGCTGAAAAGTTGTTCGAATTGGAGCCTAACAAAGCTGAGAACTATGTTTTACTCTCTAATTTATTTGCAGCATCAGGGAAATGGGACGATGTAAGAAGAGTGCGCCAAAAGATGAAGGAGGTTGGCTTACAAAAGGATGCCGGTCGTAGTTGGATCGAACTTGGAGGGAAAGTTTATAGCTTTATGGCTGGAAATACTTCATTTACAGGCTCTAAACAAATGCAAAACATGTGGAGAAGATTAGAGGAAAAAATACGTAAAATTGGATATAAACCGAATACCGACTCTGCGCTTCATGAATTGGCTGAAGATGAGAAGATTGAAGTATTGAGGGGGCATAGTGAGAAACAAGCAATTTGTGTTGGATTGTTGAGGACAAGTAAAGGTGAAACACTAAGAATCAACAAGAACTTGCGTATTTGTGTGGATTGTCACAATGCTGCCAAGCTGATATCAAAAGTAGTCGAAAGAGAGATAGTTATTCGTGACAACAAGCGTTTTCATCATTTTAGAAATGGCTTTTGTTCTTGTGGAGATTATTGGTAG
- the LOC108460547 gene encoding protein FAR1-RELATED SEQUENCE 3-like, which produces MDVGGEKGDDVNGVNAESNKGGDNNWNLIENLTEIEVVSNQDDDGVAGGKPCLGMEFESEDAGKTFYDGYARLLGFSTHVGQFTRATPDGPIVTWDFACSREVFKRKNVESCNAMFRIERKDGGKWIATKFVEDHNHSMVTPSKVHYLRPRRHFAGATKNVSETLDATADVYVSSDENHACYEATRIKNASSVMPNRLGRGMGPSGYFRPSSQRRTLGRDAQNLLNYFKKMQAENPGFYYAIQLDDDNRMTNVFWADARSRTAYNYFGDAVTFDTMYRPNQYQIPFAPFTGINHHGQMVLFGCALLLDESESSFTWLFRTWLSAMNDRPPVSIITDQDRAIKAAVSQVFPETRHCICKWHILREGQERLAHIYLAHPSFYGELYSCINFSETTEDFESSWGALLDKYDLHKNEWLQAVYNARKQWAPVYFRGTFFGTLSSNQGVSSFFNGYVNQQTTIPLFFKQYERALEHSLEKEIEADFDTICTTPVPKTPSPMEQQAANFYTKKVFSKFQEELVETFVYTANKIEGDGIVCKYRVAKYEHEHKAYFVALNISDMKASCTCQMFEYSGILCRHILTVFTVTNVLTLPSHYILKRWTRSAKSWVGLDEQHADPQGIETLTTRFNNLCQEALKLAEEGAMAPETYNAAINALKEAGKKIASVKKNVAKVRPPSSHNSGNNHEDGCKKTTSPVSKMIPSLWPWQDAVPPHFNLNDVGAPLTDLNQPSMVPVSLHRDTGHPDSTVVLTCFKSMTWVIENKNAMEAGKVAVINLKLHDYGKNPLGETEVQFRLTRVTLEPMLRSMAYISQQLSTPLNRVAVINLKLQDTKTTSGETEVKFQVSKDTLGSMLRSMAYIREQL; this is translated from the exons ATGGATGTGGGAGGGGAGAAAGGGGATGATGTCAATGGTGTGAATGCTGAGTCTAATAAGGGTGGTGATAATAATTggaatttaattgaaaatttgacAGAGATAGAGGTAGTTTCTAATCAGGATGATGATGGAGTTGCAGGGGGTAAGCCGTGTTTGGGGATGGAATTTGAGTCGGAGGATGCAGGCAAGACATTTTATGATGGATATGCTAGGCTGTTGGGTTTTAGCACTCATGTTGGTCAGTTTACACGAGCGACGCCTGATGGGCCAATTGTAACATGGGATTTTGCATGTTCAAGGGAGGTTTTTAAGAGGAAAAATGTTGAAAGTTGTAATGCCATGTTTAGGATAGAGAGAAAGGATGGAGGGAAGTGGATCGCAACAAAGTTTGTGGAGGATCATAATCATTCTATGGTTACTCCTAGTAAGGTTCATTACCTTAGACCTCGTAGGCATTTTGCTGGAGCCACTAAGAATGTTTCAGAAACATTGGATGCCACTGCTGATGTTTATGTTTCATCAGATGAAAATCATGCTTGTTATGAAGCAACGAGGATCAAGAATGCCTCCTCTGTCATGCCTAATCGCCTTGGAAGGGGTATGGGACCTTCAGGCTATTTCAGACCTTCTAGCCAAAGGAGAACACTGGGGAGAGATGCTCAAAATCTCCTTAATTATTTCAAAAAGATGCAGGCCGAAAACCCTGGCTTTTATTATGCTATACAGCTTGATGATGATAATCGGATGACTAATGTTTTCTGGGCTGATGCAAGATCAAGGACAGCTTACAATTACTTTGGAGACGCAGTTACTTTTGATACAATGTATCGACCAAATCAGTATCAGATCCCATTCGCTCCTTTCACTGGCATAAATCATCATGGCCAGATGGTGTTATTTGGTTGTGCATTACTTCTAGATGAGTCTGAATCTTCCTTTACTTGGCTATTTAGGACGTGGTTATCTGCGATGAATGATCGACCCCCTGTTTCTATTATCACAGACCAAGATAGAGCAATAAAAGCAGCAGTTTCACAGGTTTTTCCAGAAACTCGCCACTGCATTTGCAAGTGGCACATCTTGAGGGAAGGACAAGAAAGGTTGGCACATATCTACCTTGCTCATCCTTCCTTTTATGGTGAGCTTTATAGCTGCATAAACTTTTCTGAGACAACGGAGGATTTTGAGTCGTCATGGGGAGCTCTCCTTGATAAATATGATCTACATAAAAATGAGTGGCTTCAGGCAGTATATAATGCTCGTAAACAGTGGGCTCCTGTTTATTTTCGTGGTACTTTCTTTGGTACTCTTTCTTCAAACCAAGGGGTTAGCTCCTTTTTCAATGGGTACGTAAATCAACAGACAACCATACCCCTTTTTTTTAAGCAGTACGAAAGGGCTTTAGAACATTCTCTAGAGAAGGAAATAGAAGCAGATTTTGATACAATCTGCACCACACCAGTGCCGAAAACACCATCACCTATGGAACAGCAAGCAGCAAATTTCTACACAAAGAaagttttctcaaagtttcaggAGGAGCTAGTTGAAACTTTTGTGTACACTGCAAACAAGATTGAGGGCGATGGCATAGTCTGTAAATACAGGGTTGCAAAATATGAACATGAGCATAAAGCATACTTTGTTGCACTGAATATTTCGGATATGAAAGCAAGTTGTACCTGTCAGATGTTTGAATATTCTGGCATTCTTTGTAGACATATATTGACAGTCTTCACTGTGACAAATGTTCTTACTCTTCCATCCCATTACATATTAAAGCGCTGGACTAGAAGTGCCAAATCTTGGGTTGGATTGGATGAGCAACATGCTGATCCTCAAGGTATTGAGACACTAACCACACGCTTCAATAACCTGTGTCAGGAAGCTTTAAAATTGGCAGAAGAAGGAGCAATGGCTCCAGAGACATATAATGCAGCAATCAATGCTCTTAAGGAGGCTGGGAAAAAGATTGCCTCTGTAAAGAAGAATGTAGCTAAAGTCAGACCACCTAGCTCTCATAATAGTGGGAATAATCATGAAGATGGTTGCAAGAAAACCACTTCTCCTGTCTCCAAAATGATCCCATCTTTGTGGCCATGGCAAGATGCAGTACCACCTCATTTTAATCTTAATGATGTTGGGGCCCCACTTACTGACTTGAATCAACCTAGCATGGTGCCTGTATCTCTTCATCGTGATACTGGTCACCCTGATAGCACG GTGGTTCTCACATGTTTTAAGTCCATGACTTGGGTTATAGAAAATAAAAATGCAATGGAAGCTGGAAAAGTAGCTGTCATAAACTTGAAG CTGCATGACTATGGCAAGAATCCTTTAGGAGAGACAGAAGTGCAGTTTAGGCTCACAAGGGTTACTCTGGAACCAATGTTGCGATCGATGGCTTACATTAGTCAACAGCTATCAACACCACTAAATCGAGTTGCTGTCATAAATTTGAAG CTCCAAGATACCAAGACAACTTCTGGAGAAACAGAAGTAAAATTTCAAGTGTCAAAAGATACTTTGGGTTCTATGTTAAGATCAATGGCATATATACGTGAGCAACTTTGA